One stretch of Hevea brasiliensis isolate MT/VB/25A 57/8 chromosome 12, ASM3005281v1, whole genome shotgun sequence DNA includes these proteins:
- the LOC110654379 gene encoding WD repeat-containing protein DWA2 isoform X2, which translates to MQGASSGVGYGLKYQARCISDVKADTDHTSFITGTLSLREENEVHLIRLSSGGTELICEGLFSHPNEIWDLSSCPFDQRIFSTVFSTGESYGAAVWQIPELYGQLNSPQLEKIASLDAHSGKINCILWWPSGRNDKLISIDEENLFLWSLDCSKKAAQVQSKESAGMLHYLSGGAWDPHDVNAVAATCESSVQFWDLRTMNKTNSIDCTHVRNVDYDTKKKHILVTAEDESGIHVWDLRMPKVPIKELPGHAHWTWAISCNPEYDGLILSGGTDSTVNLWLASTSTGDGMTSESLVESPTQLVDPLLNSYSDYEDSVYGLAWSSREPWIFASLSYDGRVRHFKHLS; encoded by the exons ATGCAAGGAGCATCTTCAGGCGTAGGATATGGTCTCAAATATCAG GCTAGATGCATATCAGATGTGAAAGCAGATACCGATCACACCAGCTTCATCACCGGCACTCTCAGCCTTAGAGAGGAAAATGAG GTGCATTTGATTCGGCTTTCTTCTGGTGGAACTGAACTCATATGCGAGGGCTTGTTTTCGCATCCTAATGAGATCTGGGACCTCTCTTCGTGTCCCTTTGATCAACGCATCTTCTCCACTGTCTTCTCCACTG GTGAATCATATGGAGCAGCTGTATGGCAGATTCCTGAGTTATATGGCCAGCTAAATTCACCTCAATTAGAAAAAATTGCATCTCTTGATGCACACTCTGGCAAGATTAATTG CATTTTGTGGTGGCCATCTGGGAGAAATGATAAGCTGATCAGCATTGATGAGGAAAATCTTTTCTTATGGAGTTTAGATTGTTCTAAAAAAGCAGCCCAG GTGCAATCTAAGGAGTCAGCTGGTATGTTGCATTACTTATCTGGTGGAGCCTGGGACCCGCATGATGTGAATGCTGTTGCAGCAACTTGTGAATCCTCAGTCCAGTTTTGGGATCTACGAACAATGAA CAAGACAAATTCAATTGACTGTACCCATGTCCGCAATGTTGACTATGACACCAAGAAGAAGCACATACTT GTTACTGCAGAGGATGAATCTGGAATACATGTATGGGACCTTAGAATGCCAAAGGTTCCTATCAAAGAGCTCCCTGGACATGCACACTG GACGTGGGCAATTTCGTGTAACCCTGAGTACGATGGGCTGATTCTG AGTGGCGGTACCGATTCAACAGTGAACTTGTGGTTGGCTTCTACATCAACTGGTGATGGGATGACTTCTGAGAG CCTGGTTGAGTCACCAACTCAGCTAGTTGATCCATTGCTTAATTCATACAGTGATTATGAAGACAGTGTTTATG GTCTTGCGTGGAGTTCTCGTGAGCCTTGGATTTTTGCTTCTTTATCTTATGATGGAAGAGTAAGGCATTTCAAACATTTATCATAG
- the LOC110654377 gene encoding protein EARLY STARVATION 1, chloroplastic: MVANSGGLSAYLHFKLTRLHISPLHSTVYGLQLSRKKRRAAVGVTPITCCCSDSVVPIRSVNKNEDRSSHRLLVQATPALPFASHQSRFVSKQEKFSPRCTARNSGPQSRDNPPKRDTGIANEKDWGINLLNENVNESGTNEDGSMWYRESGEDLGENGYRRRWTRMGGRSHDDISEWKEMWWEKSDWTGYKELGVEKSGRNAEGDSWWETWQEVLHQDEWSSLARIERSAQKQAKSGTENAGWYEKWWEKYDAKGWTEKGAHKYGRLNEQSWWEKWGEHYNGRGSVLKWTDKWAETDLGTKWGDKWEEKFFAGIGSRQGETWHVSSIGNRWSRTWGEEHFGNGKVHKYGRSTTGESWDIVVDDETYYEAQPHYGWADVVGDSTQLLSIKPQERPPGAYPNQDIGSSSPSSTDGDSSDLPPPPQ; the protein is encoded by the exons ATGGTTGCCAATTCCGGTGGTTTATCCGCTTACCTTCATTTCAAGCTCACTCGCCTCCACATTTCTCCGTTGCATTCCACTGTTTATGGATTGCAGCTCAGCAGGAAGAAGAGGAGGGCCGCTGTCGGCGTCACTCCAATCACTTGCTGCTGCTCTGACTCTGTGGTTCCGATTCGGAGCGTCAACAAAAATGAAGATAGGTCCTCTCATAGGCTCCTTGTCCAAGCCACTCCAGCATTGCCTTTTGCTTCTCATCA GTCTCGTTTTGTTTCAAAACAAGAAAAGTTTTCTCCTCGTTGTACTGCAAGAAATTCTGGTCCACAGTCCCGAGACAACCCACCAAAAAGAG ACACTGGTATAGCAAATGAAAAGGACTGGGGCATCAACTTGTTGAATGAAAATGTTAATGAATCAGGCACTAATGAAGATGGTAGTATGTGGTACCGAGAAAGCGGAGAAGACCTGGGTGAAAATGGGTACAGACGTAGATGGACAAGAATGGGCGGACGATCACATGATGATATCTCAGAATGGAAAGAAATG TGGTGGGAGAAAAGTGACTGGACTGGATACAAAGAGCTAG GTGTGGAGAAATCTGGAAGGAATGCAGAAGGGGATTCATGGTGGGAAACGTGGCAAGAGGTGCTCCATCAAGATGAATGGAG TAGTCTAGCAAGGATAGAGAGGAGTGCACAGAAACAAGCGAAGTCAGGGACTGAAAATGCTGGATGGTATGAGAAATG GTGGGAGAAGTATGATGCTAAAGGCTGGACCGAGAAGGGGGCGCATAAATATGGTAGACTGAATGAGCAATCTTGGTGGGAAAAGTGGGGAGAGCATTACAATGGAAGAGGATCtgttctcaaatg GACAGATAAATGGGCTGAGACTGACTTGGGAACCAAATGGGGTGATAAGTGGGAAGAGAAGTTCTTTGCTGGCATAGGTTCGCGCCAGGGTGAGACGTGGCATGTTTCTTCAATTGGCAACC GTTGGTCAAGGACATGGGGAGAGGAACATTTTGGAAATGG TAAAGTCCACAAATATGGAAGGAGCACAACAGGTGAGAGCTGGGATATTGTTGTGGACGATGAAACCTATTACGA GGCTCAACCTCATTACGGATGGGCTGATGTTGTGGGTGATTCAACCCAGTTGCTATCAATTAAACCTCAGGAGAGACCACCAGGAGCCTACCCTAATCAAGATATTGGTTCATCTTCGCCATCTTCAACCGATGGTGACTCCTCTGACTTGCCTCCCCCGCCACAATAA
- the LOC110654379 gene encoding WD repeat-containing protein DWA2 isoform X1 — protein sequence MQGASSGVGYGLKYQARCISDVKADTDHTSFITGTLSLREENEVHLIRLSSGGTELICEGLFSHPNEIWDLSSCPFDQRIFSTVFSTGESYGAAVWQIPELYGQLNSPQLEKIASLDAHSGKINCILWWPSGRNDKLISIDEENLFLWSLDCSKKAAQVQSKESAGMLHYLSGGAWDPHDVNAVAATCESSVQFWDLRTMNKTNSIDCTHVRNVDYDTKKKHILVTAEDESGIHVWDLRMPKVPIKELPGHAHWTWAISCNPEYDGLILSGGTDSTVNLWLASTSTGDGMTSESLVESPTQLVDPLLNSYSDYEDSVYGLAWSSREPWIFASLSYDGRVIVESVKPVLSKK from the exons ATGCAAGGAGCATCTTCAGGCGTAGGATATGGTCTCAAATATCAG GCTAGATGCATATCAGATGTGAAAGCAGATACCGATCACACCAGCTTCATCACCGGCACTCTCAGCCTTAGAGAGGAAAATGAG GTGCATTTGATTCGGCTTTCTTCTGGTGGAACTGAACTCATATGCGAGGGCTTGTTTTCGCATCCTAATGAGATCTGGGACCTCTCTTCGTGTCCCTTTGATCAACGCATCTTCTCCACTGTCTTCTCCACTG GTGAATCATATGGAGCAGCTGTATGGCAGATTCCTGAGTTATATGGCCAGCTAAATTCACCTCAATTAGAAAAAATTGCATCTCTTGATGCACACTCTGGCAAGATTAATTG CATTTTGTGGTGGCCATCTGGGAGAAATGATAAGCTGATCAGCATTGATGAGGAAAATCTTTTCTTATGGAGTTTAGATTGTTCTAAAAAAGCAGCCCAG GTGCAATCTAAGGAGTCAGCTGGTATGTTGCATTACTTATCTGGTGGAGCCTGGGACCCGCATGATGTGAATGCTGTTGCAGCAACTTGTGAATCCTCAGTCCAGTTTTGGGATCTACGAACAATGAA CAAGACAAATTCAATTGACTGTACCCATGTCCGCAATGTTGACTATGACACCAAGAAGAAGCACATACTT GTTACTGCAGAGGATGAATCTGGAATACATGTATGGGACCTTAGAATGCCAAAGGTTCCTATCAAAGAGCTCCCTGGACATGCACACTG GACGTGGGCAATTTCGTGTAACCCTGAGTACGATGGGCTGATTCTG AGTGGCGGTACCGATTCAACAGTGAACTTGTGGTTGGCTTCTACATCAACTGGTGATGGGATGACTTCTGAGAG CCTGGTTGAGTCACCAACTCAGCTAGTTGATCCATTGCTTAATTCATACAGTGATTATGAAGACAGTGTTTATG GTCTTGCGTGGAGTTCTCGTGAGCCTTGGATTTTTGCTTCTTTATCTTATGATGGAAGA GTAATTGTAGAATCAGTAAAGCCTGTCCTCTCCAAAAAGTGA